A genomic stretch from Thermodesulfobacteriota bacterium includes:
- a CDS encoding LLM class flavin-dependent oxidoreductase produces the protein MKGVGIVTPYWPDIEPGELVEFARLAEALGYHSIWVPEMWGRDAFSILGLLAASTTRIKLATGIVPVFSRAPSVIAQTIATLDEISGGRMILGLGTSGPAVIENWHGMKFEKPLQRTREYVEIIRMILSGGRVDYDGEIFKLKGFRLQFKPLRPDIPILVAAIGPKNIRLTGEVADGWIPFLLPREGINEAGKELALGAESKGRAASELSVCPYITTSVSEDPEAAKAAVKEHVAYYVGGMGAYYYNTLVRYGYGEEAGAIRSAWEKANRKEAISAVSDGVLDSLSVSGTPGHGRSIVKAYIEDGMDLPVLLFPPKASRGLVRESMESLAPPYA, from the coding sequence ATGAAAGGCGTGGGCATAGTGACGCCATACTGGCCCGACATCGAACCCGGCGAGCTCGTGGAATTCGCCCGCCTCGCCGAGGCCCTCGGCTACCACTCCATATGGGTCCCGGAAATGTGGGGGAGGGACGCGTTTTCCATACTCGGCCTCCTCGCCGCGAGCACGACCCGCATAAAGCTCGCGACCGGCATCGTCCCCGTCTTCAGCCGGGCCCCTTCCGTGATCGCGCAGACTATCGCGACGCTCGACGAGATCTCGGGCGGCCGCATGATACTCGGGCTCGGCACGAGCGGCCCGGCCGTCATAGAAAACTGGCACGGCATGAAGTTCGAAAAACCCCTTCAGCGGACGAGGGAATACGTCGAGATCATCCGGATGATCCTCTCGGGCGGCAGGGTCGATTACGACGGAGAGATTTTCAAGCTCAAAGGGTTCCGCCTCCAGTTCAAACCCCTCCGTCCCGATATCCCCATACTCGTCGCGGCGATAGGGCCGAAAAACATACGCCTCACGGGCGAGGTCGCCGACGGCTGGATACCGTTCCTGCTCCCGAGGGAGGGCATAAACGAGGCCGGAAAAGAGCTCGCGCTCGGGGCGGAATCGAAGGGTAGGGCGGCTTCTGAGCTATCGGTCTGCCCCTATATAACGACATCGGTCTCCGAAGACCCCGAGGCTGCGAAGGCGGCAGTAAAGGAGCACGTCGCCTACTACGTCGGCGGCATGGGCGCGTACTATTACAACACACTCGTAAGGTACGGCTACGGCGAAGAAGCGGGCGCTATCAGGAGCGCCTGGGAGAAGGCAAACAGGAAAGAAGCCATTTCCGCGGTGAGCGACGGAGTGCTCGATTCGCTCTCCGTATCCGGTACGCCCGGGCACGGGAGGTCGATAGTCAAAGCCTATATCGAAGACGGGATGGACCTCCCCGTGCTCCTCTTCCCGCCGAAAGCCTCGCGCGGGCTCGTCAGGGAATCTATGGAATCCCTCGCCCCGCCCTACGCCTGA
- a CDS encoding aminopeptidase yields the protein MDELKSAAKIAVIDCMAVKEGESVLVITDEPSRKIGYALWEAARDAGAEASIIEIIPRKSNGEEPPAYVAELMKLVDAVLIPTSKSLSHTESRRNACKAGVRIATLPGITEDMMVRTLNADYDAIAKRSDALAAIISKASNVRVTSEKGTDINLAVEGREGQSDTGRNHEPGDFSNLPAGEAYVAPLEGKSEGVVVFDGSMAGVGILEDEVIRVKVEEGFATEITGGKGAERLVSIMEPHGKLAFNLAELGIGTHDKARITGHVLEDEKVIGTIHIAFGDNKSMGGIVRVASHLDGVVMSPTVSVDGELIMKDGKLLIF from the coding sequence ATGGACGAGCTAAAAAGCGCGGCGAAGATTGCCGTGATCGACTGCATGGCCGTTAAGGAAGGGGAGAGCGTTCTCGTAATAACCGACGAGCCGTCGAGGAAGATAGGATACGCGCTCTGGGAGGCGGCGAGGGATGCGGGAGCGGAGGCGTCTATCATCGAGATAATCCCCAGGAAGTCGAACGGCGAGGAGCCGCCGGCATACGTAGCCGAGCTTATGAAGCTCGTGGACGCGGTACTTATACCGACGTCGAAATCGCTAAGCCACACGGAGTCGAGGCGGAATGCGTGTAAGGCGGGCGTCAGGATAGCGACCCTCCCCGGGATAACGGAGGACATGATGGTGAGGACGCTCAACGCCGATTACGACGCAATAGCCAAAAGGAGCGACGCGCTCGCCGCGATCATATCGAAGGCGTCGAACGTGAGGGTGACGTCCGAAAAGGGGACGGACATAAACCTCGCCGTCGAGGGGAGGGAGGGACAGTCCGACACCGGGAGGAACCACGAGCCGGGTGATTTCAGCAACCTCCCCGCCGGCGAGGCGTACGTAGCGCCGCTCGAAGGGAAGTCGGAAGGTGTGGTCGTGTTCGACGGCTCGATGGCCGGCGTGGGGATACTGGAAGACGAGGTGATAAGGGTGAAGGTGGAGGAGGGATTCGCGACCGAGATCACGGGCGGCAAGGGCGCCGAGAGGCTCGTATCGATAATGGAGCCGCACGGGAAGCTCGCGTTTAACCTCGCCGAGCTCGGCATAGGAACCCACGACAAGGCGCGCATAACCGGGCACGTCCTGGAAGACGAGAAGGTCATCGGGACGATACACATCGCATTCGGGGACAACAAGAGCATGGGCGGGATCGTCCGCGTCGCGAGCCACCTGGACGGGGTGGTCATGAGCCCCACGGTGAGCGTGGACGGCGAGCTTATAATGAAGGACGGGAAGCTGCTAATATTCTGA
- a CDS encoding glutamine amidotransferase has protein sequence MESAVSSLVFLDPPGLKEAAIFAVFLAIVIYGSVRSSRSIESFRKRAVILSLHVLAFLVICFLLLNPAVRVDSYKEEKRRLAVLVDGSWSMNLPSGEGGETRIDAARKFLKDNSGFFSGLDDDFVVEYYTFGSGLTPASRDSLLSEEPSDGSTDFGRLLKELRGRNSRGELDEAIIISDGGNNGDTAGEDGEDKKSGLRINTVGALSGDASPDLWIDGVESSEVSFLRYPYSVRVNVRTIGKGGISIPVSLYDGDKLVAIKEVAIDGSSKAGSVEFEINPLTLGRQIYTAAVPVMADETITENNQKSFYTDVIINKIRILHVAGSPSWDVRFLRKALKRNPNVDLVSFFILRDPTDLVFATENELSLIPFPVNEIFGSELGTFDIVIFQNFNFQPYGIFGFHLRSIRDYVLNEGGAFLMIGGNKSFDSGNYGATPISEILPVELDYIPRGLTETINDRNVHPKLTMAGKNHPIMRIFPDKRKNEEEWNDMPELEGFNMVQGLSQGAVPLLVSPDGEPILAVAKVGTGKAATFLSDSSWKWNFVRGSEGDVSPMYDKFWNRLFLWFVNDPDLNDVRVETDRAVYGPGEKAGIRIWELGGGGTEESPSARLVRPDGRAERLTLERAGDNMFTAEIEAGDTGIYRVTAAGDGDGAADEEPGGSISFIVAPPSKEVRGPTSDEGYLKSIASGSGGVYIRSGDGAGRLRIDDSRKKTVTGYETKELWDSPFFLLLILGLLFSEWSLRRRWGLK, from the coding sequence ATGGAAAGCGCCGTAAGCTCGCTCGTGTTTTTAGACCCGCCCGGACTTAAGGAAGCTGCGATATTCGCCGTATTCCTGGCCATCGTGATTTACGGCTCCGTAAGGAGCTCGAGGTCGATAGAGAGCTTCCGGAAAAGGGCCGTCATATTGTCGCTTCACGTTCTCGCGTTCCTGGTTATCTGCTTCCTTCTCCTAAACCCCGCCGTGAGGGTGGACAGCTATAAGGAAGAGAAGCGCCGGCTCGCGGTGCTCGTGGACGGGTCGTGGAGCATGAATCTCCCGAGCGGCGAGGGCGGGGAGACGCGCATCGACGCCGCGCGGAAATTCCTTAAGGACAACTCCGGATTTTTCTCGGGCCTGGACGATGATTTCGTAGTCGAATATTACACGTTCGGCAGCGGCCTTACGCCCGCCTCGCGGGACTCTTTATTGTCGGAGGAGCCGAGCGACGGCAGTACGGATTTCGGGAGGCTGCTGAAGGAGCTTCGCGGCAGAAACAGCCGCGGCGAGCTCGACGAGGCAATAATAATCTCCGACGGCGGGAACAACGGGGATACGGCAGGCGAAGACGGCGAAGACAAGAAAAGCGGGCTCAGAATAAATACCGTGGGGGCGCTTTCGGGCGACGCTTCGCCGGACCTGTGGATAGACGGCGTCGAGTCGAGCGAGGTTTCGTTTTTGAGGTACCCCTATTCCGTCCGGGTGAACGTCAGGACGATCGGGAAAGGCGGCATAAGTATTCCCGTATCGCTGTACGACGGGGACAAGCTGGTGGCTATCAAGGAAGTCGCGATAGACGGCTCGTCCAAGGCCGGGAGCGTCGAATTCGAGATAAATCCGCTTACGCTCGGGCGGCAGATATACACGGCCGCCGTGCCGGTGATGGCGGACGAAACGATAACCGAAAACAACCAGAAGTCTTTTTACACCGACGTAATCATAAACAAGATTCGTATTCTGCACGTGGCGGGGAGCCCGTCGTGGGACGTCAGGTTTTTGAGGAAGGCGCTAAAGCGGAACCCGAACGTGGACCTCGTTTCGTTTTTTATCCTGAGGGACCCGACGGACCTCGTGTTCGCGACGGAGAACGAGCTTAGCCTGATACCATTCCCCGTGAACGAGATATTCGGCTCTGAATTGGGGACGTTCGACATCGTAATATTCCAGAATTTCAACTTCCAGCCCTACGGCATTTTCGGATTTCATCTCCGGAGCATAAGGGATTACGTCTTAAACGAGGGCGGGGCGTTTTTGATGATAGGCGGGAACAAGAGCTTCGACAGCGGGAATTACGGAGCGACGCCCATTTCGGAAATACTGCCCGTCGAGCTCGATTACATACCGCGCGGGCTGACCGAGACGATAAACGACCGGAACGTGCACCCGAAGCTCACCATGGCGGGGAAGAACCACCCGATAATGAGGATATTCCCCGACAAGAGGAAGAACGAGGAAGAGTGGAACGATATGCCGGAGCTCGAAGGGTTCAACATGGTGCAGGGGCTAAGCCAGGGCGCCGTGCCGCTCCTCGTGTCGCCCGACGGCGAGCCTATACTGGCCGTGGCCAAGGTGGGCACCGGGAAGGCGGCCACGTTCCTTTCGGATTCGTCCTGGAAATGGAATTTCGTCCGGGGGAGCGAGGGGGACGTTTCGCCGATGTACGATAAATTCTGGAACAGGCTGTTTTTGTGGTTCGTGAACGACCCGGATTTGAATGACGTGCGGGTCGAGACGGACAGGGCCGTATACGGACCCGGCGAGAAGGCCGGGATACGCATATGGGAGCTCGGCGGGGGGGGGACGGAAGAGAGCCCGAGCGCGAGGCTCGTCCGCCCGGACGGGAGAGCGGAGCGGCTGACACTGGAGAGGGCCGGTGACAACATGTTCACCGCTGAAATCGAGGCCGGAGATACGGGTATATACAGGGTGACGGCGGCCGGGGACGGAGACGGCGCGGCGGACGAGGAGCCTGGAGGCAGCATATCGTTCATCGTCGCCCCTCCTTCGAAGGAAGTGAGGGGGCCGACGTCCGACGAGGGCTATTTGAAATCGATTGCGTCCGGGAGCGGCGGCGTTTATATAAGGTCCGGTGACGGCGCCGGGAGGCTCAGGATAGACGATTCGAGGAAGAAGACCGTTACGGGATACGAGACGAAGGAGCTCTGGGACAGCCCGTTCTTTCTTTTGCTGATATTGGGGTTATTATTTTCGGAATGGTCGCTAAGAAGGAGATGGGGACTTAAGTAA
- a CDS encoding type III pantothenate kinase — MLLAIDIGNTNIVFGIFDGKDIVSHWRIATDKSKTSDEYGILFRDLMEIKGIEPGSITGAAVSCVVPNIQSTVFNAIKTYYDVNPLVVGPGVKTGMPILYHNPKEVGADRIVNGVAGYEKHRGSVIVVDFGTATTFDCISEKGEYMGGVITPGLTISSEALYREASKLPRVEIVKPENIIGKTTVESIQSGLVYGYAGLVDGIVERIKTEMKTPPYVTATGGVAPLIAKESRTIKDVDEFLTLRGLRLIYDRNV; from the coding sequence ATGCTTCTCGCAATAGACATCGGGAATACGAATATCGTGTTCGGCATATTCGACGGAAAGGATATAGTGTCCCACTGGCGCATCGCCACCGACAAATCGAAGACATCGGACGAATACGGAATACTCTTCAGGGACCTCATGGAAATAAAGGGCATCGAGCCCGGCTCCATAACGGGCGCGGCCGTTTCGTGCGTCGTCCCGAACATACAATCGACCGTATTCAACGCCATAAAGACATATTACGACGTGAACCCGCTCGTGGTCGGCCCGGGCGTCAAGACGGGTATGCCCATACTCTATCACAACCCGAAGGAAGTGGGGGCGGACAGGATAGTGAACGGCGTCGCCGGATACGAGAAGCACAGGGGGAGCGTGATTGTGGTCGATTTCGGCACGGCGACGACATTCGACTGCATATCGGAGAAGGGTGAGTACATGGGGGGAGTCATAACCCCCGGGCTTACGATATCGTCCGAAGCCCTTTACAGGGAGGCCTCGAAGCTCCCGAGGGTGGAGATCGTGAAGCCCGAGAACATAATCGGCAAGACGACCGTCGAGAGCATACAGTCGGGGCTTGTTTACGGCTACGCGGGGCTCGTGGACGGCATAGTCGAGAGGATAAAGACAGAGATGAAGACGCCGCCGTACGTTACCGCCACGGGGGGAGTCGCGCCTCTCATCGCGAAGGAGAGCAGGACCATAAAGGACGTCGATGAATTCCTGACCCTACGGGGACTGAGGCTCATATATGACAGAAACGTTTAG
- a CDS encoding DASS family sodium-coupled anion symporter, which produces MYVYSGRQASAPPHTFIDMRTNIIILVSGLVSLGIYFFVPAEESTLKGLAILAFIAILWFTEALPLAVTALLVPILVVAAGVMDVKSALSHFANPVIFLFLGGFALAAALHKHNIDEYIAGYIMNAAGTKPIYAILGLFGATSLISMWISNTATAAIMLPVALGLISKLRTESPATDAFILLGVAYSANIAGLGTLIGSPPNAITAANLGMDFRDWLFVGLPLVVILIPAMVGVLYFVLRPKLPRVEISQIADIEGLVDRGSGYRVGLVFAIVVFLWLFSRPISSWIGIDKEFDSLVAILGIVLLVYFRTIEWKEISRFTDWGVLLLFGGGLVLSAMLSETGASRFLADIVKNHLSVHGAFVLVLGSVMLTILITEFASNTASAAIMVPIFLALGRDTGQSSPEALALAVGIASSMGFMLPVGTPPNALIYGTGLVEQRTMIKAGFVLNIVSGIVITVAAYFFF; this is translated from the coding sequence ATGTATGTTTATTCCGGCAGGCAGGCCAGTGCTCCGCCGCACACGTTCATCGATATGCGCACAAACATCATCATACTCGTAAGCGGGCTCGTATCACTCGGCATATATTTCTTCGTCCCGGCGGAAGAGAGCACGCTCAAGGGGCTCGCGATACTGGCGTTCATTGCGATCCTCTGGTTCACGGAAGCCCTCCCCCTTGCCGTGACGGCGCTCCTGGTGCCGATACTGGTCGTGGCCGCGGGGGTGATGGACGTAAAGAGCGCGCTGAGCCATTTCGCGAACCCCGTCATATTCCTTTTCCTCGGGGGGTTCGCCCTCGCCGCCGCCCTTCACAAGCACAACATCGACGAGTACATAGCGGGCTACATAATGAACGCCGCGGGAACGAAGCCTATATACGCCATACTGGGGCTCTTCGGTGCGACTTCGCTTATAAGCATGTGGATAAGCAATACGGCGACGGCCGCCATAATGCTGCCGGTGGCGCTCGGGCTGATATCGAAGCTGAGGACGGAGTCGCCCGCGACCGATGCATTCATACTGCTCGGCGTCGCATACTCGGCGAACATTGCCGGGCTCGGGACGCTCATAGGCTCGCCCCCGAACGCCATTACCGCTGCCAACCTCGGCATGGATTTCAGGGACTGGCTCTTCGTGGGACTGCCGCTCGTCGTCATACTCATCCCGGCGATGGTCGGGGTGCTTTATTTTGTCCTGAGACCGAAGCTGCCGAGGGTGGAAATCTCGCAAATCGCCGACATAGAGGGGCTCGTGGATCGCGGGAGCGGGTACAGGGTGGGGCTCGTCTTCGCGATCGTGGTTTTCCTCTGGCTCTTCAGCAGGCCGATATCGTCGTGGATAGGGATAGACAAGGAGTTCGATTCACTCGTGGCGATATTGGGGATAGTCCTCCTCGTTTATTTCAGGACTATAGAGTGGAAGGAGATATCGAGATTCACGGACTGGGGCGTCCTGCTCCTCTTCGGCGGAGGGCTGGTCCTGAGCGCGATGCTGTCCGAGACCGGGGCGAGCCGGTTCCTGGCCGACATAGTGAAAAATCATCTTTCGGTGCACGGCGCGTTCGTGCTCGTGCTGGGCTCCGTGATGCTCACGATACTCATCACGGAATTCGCGAGCAACACCGCGAGCGCGGCGATAATGGTGCCGATATTCCTCGCCCTCGGGCGGGATACGGGGCAGTCGTCACCCGAAGCGCTTGCGCTCGCGGTCGGTATAGCTTCGTCGATGGGGTTCATGCTGCCCGTGGGAACGCCCCCTAACGCGCTTATCTACGGGACGGGGCTCGTCGAGCAGAGGACGATGATAAAAGCGGGCTTCGTGCTGAATATAGTATCCGGGATAGTTATTACAGTGGCCGCCTACTTCTTTTTTTAA
- the mce gene encoding methylmalonyl-CoA epimerase, with the protein MSKGVLENLYHVAIAVNSIDEVERVYETALGLKVAHREVVEDQKVKTSMLVPEKGGSAIELLEPLSEDSPISKFLEKRGEGIHHICFAVDNIELALERLKKEGVRLIDETPRVGAYNSRVAFIHPKAMNGVLIELAELSEE; encoded by the coding sequence ATGAGCAAAGGCGTTCTCGAAAACCTCTATCACGTGGCTATAGCGGTCAACTCCATAGACGAGGTCGAAAGGGTCTACGAAACCGCCCTCGGCCTCAAGGTCGCCCACAGGGAAGTCGTCGAGGACCAGAAGGTCAAAACGTCCATGCTTGTGCCGGAAAAGGGCGGCTCCGCCATAGAGCTCCTCGAGCCCCTTAGCGAGGATTCCCCCATCTCGAAATTCCTCGAGAAAAGAGGCGAGGGCATTCACCACATATGCTTTGCCGTTGACAACATAGAGCTCGCCCTCGAAAGGCTGAAGAAAGAAGGCGTGAGGCTGATAGACGAAACGCCCCGCGTCGGGGCCTACAACTCCAGGGTCGCCTTCATTCATCCGAAGGCCATGAACGGCGTCCTCATAGAGCTCGCGGAGCTGTCCGAAGAATAA
- a CDS encoding hotdog domain-containing protein — translation MRKSFQAGMFIEKKIETKPEMAASRFHRNSPQVLSSPSLVTLMQTTCADLMAPFLDGSEMVVSVRIEMNHFASAPIGSTILVRAEILRIEGDKVYFRIDAHDEFERIAAGFNDMYIINEERFEKGVKKKLASLAAMRVRSA, via the coding sequence GTGAGAAAATCGTTTCAGGCAGGCATGTTTATCGAGAAAAAGATCGAGACGAAGCCCGAAATGGCGGCGTCCCGGTTCCACAGGAACTCGCCCCAGGTCCTTTCGAGCCCGTCTCTGGTAACGCTCATGCAGACGACCTGCGCCGATCTCATGGCCCCCTTTCTCGACGGCTCCGAAATGGTCGTAAGCGTCCGGATCGAAATGAACCACTTCGCCTCGGCGCCCATAGGCTCGACGATACTCGTCAGGGCCGAGATACTCAGGATCGAAGGCGACAAGGTCTACTTCCGTATAGACGCTCACGACGAGTTCGAGCGCATCGCGGCGGGCTTTAACGACATGTACATAATCAACGAGGAGCGGTTCGAAAAGGGTGTAAAAAAGAAGCTGGCCTCGCTGGCCGCAATGCGCGTCCGCTCGGCCTGA
- a CDS encoding Ig domain-containing protein — protein sequence MIKAAGFPLIILLAALLLVPGCSRDETPSAPDETDISSGAGDEVDEAYEEEEEGPEAAGDFDAPAPAIPSLAKIRSVSVETITGNPRDGFKAVIRFDGAQNSDIRYMYDWTVNGNDISGAIEETLPWQEGFKRGDIIGVTVTPYSDLGQGAATAGGAFAIPNSPPVIPSEPEASFTDGRFAYTVVAEDPDGDPVDFTLRGAPPGMTIEPATGLIAWEYGEDDAGEYKVTVVAADSEGASVSRELTLTIAPGSGEE from the coding sequence ATGATAAAAGCCGCGGGATTTCCGCTAATCATTCTCCTTGCCGCGCTGCTACTCGTTCCGGGCTGCAGCCGCGACGAAACTCCGTCCGCGCCCGACGAGACGGATATTTCATCCGGTGCAGGCGACGAAGTGGACGAGGCGTACGAAGAGGAGGAAGAGGGGCCCGAAGCCGCGGGAGATTTCGACGCCCCGGCCCCGGCCATCCCGTCTCTCGCCAAAATAAGATCCGTCTCGGTCGAAACGATAACGGGCAATCCGAGGGACGGCTTCAAGGCGGTCATCCGCTTCGACGGCGCACAAAACAGCGACATAAGATACATGTACGACTGGACTGTCAACGGCAACGATATTTCGGGCGCGATAGAGGAAACCCTTCCGTGGCAGGAGGGGTTTAAAAGGGGCGACATTATAGGCGTCACCGTCACCCCCTACAGCGACCTCGGGCAGGGCGCGGCCACCGCGGGCGGCGCGTTCGCGATTCCCAATTCCCCGCCCGTCATACCGTCAGAGCCCGAGGCGTCGTTTACGGACGGGAGGTTCGCGTATACAGTCGTCGCCGAGGATCCTGACGGCGACCCCGTGGATTTCACCCTCCGCGGCGCTCCCCCCGGGATGACGATAGAGCCCGCGACAGGGCTCATAGCCTGGGAATACGGCGAGGACGACGCCGGCGAATACAAGGTCACTGTCGTCGCCGCCGATTCCGAAGGGGCGTCCGTATCCCGGGAGCTGACGCTCACGATAGCCCCCGGCTCCGGGGAAGAGTGA
- a CDS encoding Rne/Rng family ribonuclease, which produces MDNRILINVTFNETRVAVMENGSVAELYLERKSAPRIVGNIYKGIVGKVVPGMQAAFVNIGLEKSGFISVEDVHEDSLYDFFLENEGEANHHKKHSRGLIQDILREGQHVLVQVLKESVGGKGPKLSSFIGIPGKYTVLLGNADIVGISRKIESQSERDRLNEIVRRIKPEGIGLIARTASIDVSEEDLRQDTRELHRLWTDIKKRSDETRTPSLLYEEPRLYIKAVRDFVSGDMSRVVVDSKEAYDEIISYVKRYLPDSGVRVELYKEPEPIFIRYGVENEIRKIFNKKVWLKSGGHIIIEEAEGLTVVDVNTGRFQSGKTQEDTIYRLNLEAATEIVRQIRLRNLVGIIVVDFIDIKNRQLRDQIYEAFVEALKRDRARSAVLEMSPFGVIQMTRQRLRESVLTELAEPCPYCDGSGYLKSKDTISYEIIREIRHKAGKPGVTAVEVQAGPRIIEKLREFEQEGLKRLEKESGVRISFKPVEGRLGKYEVKAS; this is translated from the coding sequence ATGGACAACCGGATTTTAATTAATGTTACGTTCAACGAAACCAGGGTGGCCGTAATGGAAAACGGCTCTGTGGCGGAGCTCTATCTCGAAAGGAAGTCCGCCCCGAGGATCGTCGGCAACATCTACAAGGGCATCGTCGGAAAGGTCGTCCCCGGCATGCAGGCGGCGTTCGTGAACATAGGGCTCGAAAAGTCGGGCTTCATCTCCGTCGAAGACGTTCACGAAGACTCGCTCTACGACTTCTTCCTTGAGAACGAAGGCGAAGCGAACCACCACAAAAAACACAGCAGGGGGCTCATACAGGACATCCTCCGCGAAGGTCAGCACGTGCTCGTCCAGGTGCTAAAGGAATCGGTCGGCGGCAAGGGGCCCAAGCTCTCCTCGTTCATCGGCATACCCGGCAAATACACCGTCCTCCTCGGGAACGCCGACATCGTCGGAATCTCCCGCAAGATAGAATCCCAGAGCGAGCGAGACAGGCTCAACGAAATAGTAAGGCGCATAAAGCCCGAGGGGATAGGGCTCATCGCACGCACGGCCAGCATCGACGTATCCGAGGAAGACCTCCGTCAGGATACGCGGGAGCTCCACCGCCTCTGGACCGACATTAAAAAGAGAAGCGACGAAACCAGGACACCGTCCCTCCTTTACGAAGAGCCCCGGCTCTACATAAAAGCGGTCAGGGATTTCGTCTCCGGCGATATGAGCCGCGTCGTCGTCGATTCGAAGGAGGCCTATGACGAGATCATCTCCTACGTGAAGAGGTACCTGCCCGATTCGGGCGTCAGGGTCGAGCTCTACAAAGAGCCCGAGCCCATATTCATACGCTACGGAGTCGAGAACGAGATAAGGAAGATATTCAACAAAAAGGTGTGGCTCAAATCGGGCGGCCACATAATCATCGAAGAGGCCGAGGGCCTCACCGTAGTCGACGTCAACACGGGAAGGTTCCAGAGCGGCAAAACGCAGGAGGATACGATCTACAGGCTCAACCTCGAAGCCGCGACCGAAATCGTAAGGCAGATCAGGCTCCGGAACCTGGTCGGCATAATCGTAGTCGATTTTATCGACATCAAGAACCGCCAGCTCCGCGACCAGATATACGAGGCCTTCGTCGAGGCGCTGAAGCGCGACCGCGCAAGGTCGGCGGTGCTCGAAATGTCCCCCTTCGGCGTCATACAGATGACACGCCAGCGCCTCCGCGAAAGCGTCCTCACGGAGCTCGCCGAGCCCTGCCCATACTGCGACGGCTCGGGGTACCTCAAATCCAAGGACACGATCTCCTACGAGATAATCCGCGAGATAAGACACAAGGCGGGAAAACCCGGCGTAACCGCCGTCGAGGTCCAGGCGGGCCCCCGCATAATCGAAAAGCTCCGCGAATTCGAGCAGGAAGGGCTAAAACGCCTCGAAAAGGAATCCGGTGTCCGCATATCGTTCAAGCCCGTCGAGGGCCGCCTCGGCAAGTACGAGGTCAAGGCCTCCTGA
- a CDS encoding LysM domain-containing protein, protein MYVRTIIAVLLFTGVALAQGSLPPPRDGTTIYVVKPGDSLWKISGRFFGNPLFWPRLWELNPNIDNPNRIYPGDVISLKPEQPLLPVVKVEPKAHKVTFDDVEPPPPVFYYSRGGSEGFISPGQWEHMGTILTSEPPKMLLGTGDIVYTNIGTKNGAGTGDRYTIYRTSKPITHPVSGNRVGYKVAVLGELEIIEVLGKRKSTAVITEAYQEIMRGARVRPEESFVKEVVMKKGVQRVDGFIVDNKNNVELSGSGDVVYLDVGKRNSVVPGNVFSIYTSPRKSWDPDAGKNVVIPGVLIGKIVVLEVGDTTSTGVIIESSRQVQKGNFISLDI, encoded by the coding sequence ATGTATGTCAGAACCATAATCGCTGTGCTCCTGTTTACGGGGGTCGCCCTCGCGCAGGGGAGCCTTCCGCCGCCCAGGGACGGGACGACCATATACGTCGTAAAGCCGGGCGATTCCCTCTGGAAGATTTCAGGCAGGTTCTTCGGGAACCCGCTTTTCTGGCCGAGGCTCTGGGAGCTCAACCCGAACATAGACAACCCGAACAGGATATACCCGGGCGACGTGATTTCGCTTAAGCCGGAGCAGCCCTTACTGCCGGTAGTGAAGGTGGAGCCCAAGGCCCACAAGGTTACGTTCGACGACGTCGAGCCTCCGCCTCCCGTCTTTTATTATTCGCGCGGAGGGTCCGAGGGATTCATATCCCCCGGCCAGTGGGAGCACATGGGGACTATACTGACGTCGGAGCCTCCGAAGATGCTGCTCGGCACTGGCGACATCGTGTACACGAACATAGGCACGAAGAACGGGGCCGGCACCGGGGACAGGTATACGATATACAGGACTTCGAAACCCATCACCCACCCGGTATCCGGGAACAGGGTGGGATACAAGGTTGCCGTCCTCGGGGAGCTCGAGATAATAGAGGTCCTCGGGAAGAGGAAATCGACCGCCGTTATTACGGAGGCCTACCAGGAGATAATGCGCGGGGCGAGAGTGAGGCCCGAGGAGTCCTTCGTCAAGGAAGTCGTGATGAAGAAGGGGGTCCAGAGGGTGGACGGCTTCATCGTCGATAACAAGAACAACGTCGAGCTTTCGGGAAGCGGAGACGTCGTTTACCTGGACGTCGGAAAGAGAAACTCAGTCGTGCCCGGGAACGTGTTTTCTATATACACGTCGCCGAGAAAGTCGTGGGACCCCGACGCGGGGAAGAACGTCGTTATACCGGGAGTGCTCATAGGGAAGATCGTCGTCCTGGAAGTCGGGGATACGACATCGACCGGCGTGATAATCGAGAGCTCGCGGCAGGTGCAGAAGGGGAATTTCATAAGCCTCGACATATAG